In Hymenobacter volaticus, the genomic window CTACGATGTAACGCTGCGGCTAGCCCGGGTGCTTTACATGCATGGGGCCTTGGTTTACCTCATTATCCGGGACCCCAACGACGGCATCCGCGACCAGCCCGTGCTTCTCCCCGACTACGACGAAGTCACGTATCCGAGCCTGACTATCCCGCGGAGCCAGCTGGCCCGTCTGCGTCAGCGCATCAACGCCGTAAATGCCATTTATCCCCGCCACAAAGGCGCTTACCAGCGCTTTTTGGGCTTGCACGTAGACAGCCGCAGCGAAGGCAAGAACATCGACGTGTTCTTCTACCACAACTCCAACAGCGCTGTGGGCAAACGGCTGGCGCAAAACATTCACAAGATGTTTACGGCCCGCTACAAGCGCGCCCAACCAAATCGGCCCTATTCCGGCACGGTATCGGCCCGCAACTCCTTGTATGTGGTGCGCAACAGCCACGCGCCGGCCGTATTCATGGAGCTAGGCAACATCCGCAACAACAAAGACCAGCGCCGTTTCCTCATCCCCGACAACCGCCAAGCCCTAGCCAACTGGATGTACGAGGGCATTCTAGCCGATTACCGCTCACGCTGAGTAGTGCCAAAGCATCTGGTGTGATGACGTTGCAAATAACCACAGTACGTCATGCGCGCTTGCCGAAGTATCTCGCATACTAATGGTAAAACACAACACTATCAGCCCGTCCTGCTGAGCGCAACCGAAGCATCTCGCTAGGGTGGTAAACCCTAATGTATGCAACGATTCACGCGAGATGCTTCGGCTCCGCTCAGCATGACGTCCTTGTGGATGGGGCAGCAAGGGAGACGCGGTGGCTCTGCTAAGTAGGACTTGCGTGGTGCCTGGCAGTACTATATAAGGGAAGCTTAGTTAAACTTTCATTCTTCATCAGCTAGCATAACCAAACTTTCTGAATTCATGCAGTAGCGCAAGCCGCTTGGCTCTGGGCCGTCGGGAAACACGTGGCCGAGGTGGCCGTCGCAGACGTTGCAGAGGGCCTCGATTCGCTGCATTCCGAAGCTCTCATCGTAGGCGTACTTGATGGCGTTTTTGGTGAGCGGCTGCGTGAAACTAGGCCAGCCTGATATGGCGTGATATTTCGCGGACGACGTAAATAATAGGCTTCCGCAGCCACGGCAGGCATATGTGCCGGGCTCGTAGGTGCGGCAATACGCATTGCGATACGGCGACTCGGTTCCTTTCTGGCGCAACACCCCAAACTGCGCGGGCGTCAGTGTTTGCTGCCATTCCGCCTCCGATTTCTCCACGCGGCGCGGTGGCTCGGGTTGCTGTATTTGGCAAATTTCAAGATATCAATCCAGCGCAGCATCAACGCATATACTCAACAGTGACTGGGAAGTTTAGCTTTTCAGGTGTAGATAACTCTGCATCTTGCCTAGTGGGCATAGAATTTTTATTAGGTTTAGTGCGACTATTTCTTACCCCCACACTTTCTCCCAAATGAAGCACTTGCTAGTATCTGAACGGCCACCCAAGACTGGTTTGCTTTTTTTTATCGTTTTGGCGCTGCTAACCTTACAGGTGACTGTAGCCGCCGCCGCTGACAAAGAACTCTACCAACTTCGAATCTATCATCTAAAGGACAAGCAGCAGGAAGAGCGCGTTGACGCCTTTTTGAAGGATGCTTACCTGCCTGCTCTGCATAAGTTGGGCGTGCAGAAAGTCGGCGTTTTCAAGCCTATCGGCAACGATACGGCCGTTGACCGCCGGATTATGGTGCTTGTTCCTTTCAAGACGTTCAACCAACTCCTGAGCGTAACCGACCGCCTAGAGCAAGACAAAAGTTTCGAAAGCAACAGCCAATACTGGACGGCCGCCTACAATAACCCGCCCTACGCACGCCTCGAAGTTGTTGAAATCCAGTCTATGTCGGATAAGCTTCAGTTGCAGGAACCAGCGCTGAAGGGTCCACGGGCAGAGCGGGTGTACGAGTTGCGCAGCTACGAAAGCCCCAACGAGAAGATCCACATCAATAAAGTGCAGATGTTCGTGCAAGGCAACGAAATAGGCTTGTTCAAGCGCCTAGGGTTCAACGGGGTGTTCTACGGCCGGGTAATAGCGGGCAGCCACATGCCCAACCTGATGTACATGACCAGCTTCGAAAACAAAGCCGACCGCGACGCGCACTGGAAAACCTTTGGCTCCGATCCGGAATGGAAAAAGCTTTCGGCCCTGCCAGAGTATCAGAACAACGTTTCCAGAAACCAGCAGACGTTTTTGTACCCCGTCGCGTACTCTGACTTTTAAGCCTAGTTTTCCGAGGCAGTAGCAAGAAGCCTGCGCTTGGCGCATCGTTTGGCACGACTGAAACCGCATAGCGGCAACGGCTTCGTTCAACGATACGCCAAACGCAGGCTTCTTGCTCTTGGATAGTGCGGT contains:
- a CDS encoding N-acetylmuramoyl-L-alanine amidase family protein encodes the protein MLASALAFSQTKYRQVVARRGDGTQTLLRRYGLAPATYLRPFLVLNRGALGKNQSLVAGRKYRLPPVVRRTATTTRRIQPRTAARAATPVPKKVILPLTSFFGKAYDQTRPSDGLLRGAVFYLSSGHGGPDPGAIGKYGSYSLAEDEYAYDVTLRLARVLYMHGALVYLIIRDPNDGIRDQPVLLPDYDEVTYPSLTIPRSQLARLRQRINAVNAIYPRHKGAYQRFLGLHVDSRSEGKNIDVFFYHNSNSAVGKRLAQNIHKMFTARYKRAQPNRPYSGTVSARNSLYVVRNSHAPAVFMELGNIRNNKDQRRFLIPDNRQALANWMYEGILADYRSR
- the msrB gene encoding peptide-methionine (R)-S-oxide reductase MsrB is translated as MEKSEAEWQQTLTPAQFGVLRQKGTESPYRNAYCRTYEPGTYACRGCGSLLFTSSAKYHAISGWPSFTQPLTKNAIKYAYDESFGMQRIEALCNVCDGHLGHVFPDGPEPSGLRYCMNSESLVMLADEE
- a CDS encoding NIPSNAP family protein, which produces MKHLLVSERPPKTGLLFFIVLALLTLQVTVAAAADKELYQLRIYHLKDKQQEERVDAFLKDAYLPALHKLGVQKVGVFKPIGNDTAVDRRIMVLVPFKTFNQLLSVTDRLEQDKSFESNSQYWTAAYNNPPYARLEVVEIQSMSDKLQLQEPALKGPRAERVYELRSYESPNEKIHINKVQMFVQGNEIGLFKRLGFNGVFYGRVIAGSHMPNLMYMTSFENKADRDAHWKTFGSDPEWKKLSALPEYQNNVSRNQQTFLYPVAYSDF